In the genome of Vibrio sp. NTOU-M3, one region contains:
- a CDS encoding methyl-accepting chemotaxis protein, whose amino-acid sequence MIAKLSIKNKIILAMCTMGVLLFVIAVSVQVKNRTIESYAIAVGYEEIPKVILSLSMLDELGDMNSNVLEFITGEAEEEADFLANYTEFVTFFEQLKQLKSIDPVLVRQIENLSTRYYEDIQSLVFKRFDPSLESQAVEKYNVLIRDYADPLETLLNTLKEEEVADAGRSGDFAEVLNDDLPGVRYYLELIDEEGDMMSALNAYMRGEIGAVNAFEKDSRNFAEFLAEIKPLERKPEEIKSLSEVERMYLALYNGGKDIFATYRPRDKIVAALEIDKLEHEVFSKLEKLLDQISSTANAQSTGSLDELVLAARESISLVWGLLGVAVVLAFITALFLIKGIVLPIKALSEAAEDLRSGEGDLTRRIPDFGTDEIGETAKSFNGFLDKLQNILLDIQGSVEAISHSTNEVTSTSQMLSSTSSQLASSVEETSASLDQMSSSISMNTDNSRVTNEIATQSSSEANEGGEAVNDTVDAMTAIAEKIGIIEDVAYKTNLLALNAAIEAARAGEHGKGFAVVADEVRKLAERSQVAAQEISSLADNSVKVAQHAGNMLNRMVPNIQKTADLVQEITAASTEQSTSVAEINRTVSQLDEIAQQNASASEELASTALMVQEQTNEIKNTVSFFKLVANTAVMRQRPRRVEPEHVPSSKPEKGYVPFDD is encoded by the coding sequence ATGATTGCTAAGTTATCGATCAAAAACAAAATCATACTCGCGATGTGCACTATGGGAGTGCTTTTGTTTGTGATTGCTGTTTCTGTACAAGTCAAAAATCGCACCATAGAAAGTTACGCGATAGCGGTTGGTTACGAAGAAATTCCAAAGGTAATTTTGTCATTAAGTATGCTCGATGAGCTGGGTGACATGAATTCGAACGTACTGGAATTCATCACCGGGGAAGCCGAAGAAGAAGCCGACTTTCTTGCCAATTACACCGAATTTGTGACCTTTTTTGAACAGTTAAAGCAGCTCAAATCGATTGACCCTGTATTAGTCCGACAGATTGAAAATCTTTCAACTCGCTATTATGAAGACATACAAAGCTTAGTGTTTAAACGCTTTGATCCCAGCTTAGAAAGCCAAGCTGTTGAAAAGTACAATGTGCTGATCCGCGATTACGCGGATCCATTGGAAACGCTGCTCAATACCTTAAAGGAAGAAGAAGTAGCGGATGCTGGGCGTTCTGGTGATTTTGCTGAAGTGCTGAATGATGACTTACCCGGTGTGCGTTACTACCTAGAACTGATAGATGAAGAGGGGGACATGATGTCCGCCTTAAATGCCTACATGAGAGGGGAGATTGGTGCGGTCAATGCTTTTGAAAAAGATTCGCGCAATTTTGCTGAGTTTCTTGCTGAAATAAAACCACTGGAAAGAAAACCGGAAGAAATTAAAAGCCTTAGCGAAGTCGAGCGAATGTATTTGGCACTCTACAATGGAGGGAAGGATATTTTCGCAACATATCGTCCACGTGACAAAATTGTAGCAGCGCTAGAGATAGACAAATTGGAGCATGAAGTCTTTAGCAAACTGGAAAAGCTTCTAGACCAAATTAGCTCTACAGCGAATGCGCAAAGTACAGGTTCATTGGATGAACTGGTCTTAGCGGCACGAGAAAGTATCTCTCTCGTGTGGGGCTTGTTGGGTGTTGCGGTTGTTCTGGCGTTCATTACGGCTCTATTTCTTATTAAAGGCATCGTCTTACCAATTAAAGCCTTGTCTGAGGCGGCAGAAGATCTACGCTCAGGAGAAGGGGACTTAACTCGCCGTATCCCAGATTTTGGGACGGATGAAATAGGTGAAACCGCCAAGAGCTTTAATGGTTTTCTCGACAAGCTACAAAACATTTTATTGGACATTCAGGGCTCAGTAGAGGCGATCTCTCATAGTACAAATGAAGTGACATCAACGTCGCAAATGCTTAGCTCAACGTCAAGCCAACTCGCATCGAGTGTCGAAGAGACCAGTGCATCACTTGATCAAATGAGCTCTTCTATTTCAATGAATACTGACAATTCACGTGTGACCAATGAAATCGCAACCCAATCAAGTTCTGAGGCGAATGAAGGGGGTGAGGCCGTAAATGACACAGTTGATGCCATGACGGCCATTGCTGAGAAAATAGGCATTATTGAAGACGTTGCTTACAAGACTAACTTGTTGGCCTTGAATGCCGCGATTGAAGCGGCTCGTGCGGGAGAGCATGGTAAAGGGTTTGCTGTGGTGGCTGATGAAGTTCGTAAGTTGGCTGAGCGAAGTCAAGTTGCAGCGCAGGAAATTAGCAGCTTGGCTGATAATAGCGTCAAAGTTGCTCAACATGCCGGAAATATGCTTAATCGCATGGTTCCGAACATTCAGAAAACGGCTGATCTAGTTCAAGAGATCACCGCCGCTTCTACCGAACAAAGTACCAGTGTTGCTGAAATTAACCGCACGGTTTCTCAATTAGATGAGATAGCACAGCAAAATGCTTCTGCTTCTGAAGAGTTGGCGTCAACGGCGTTGATGGTACAAGAACAAACGAATGAAATTAAAAATACCGTTAGCTTTTTCAAGCTGGTGGCAAATACGGCGGTGATGAGGCAGCGACCAAGAAGAGTCGAGCCAGAACATGTTCCCAGCTCTAAACCAGAGAAAGGTTACGTGCCTTTTGATGATTAA
- a CDS encoding chemotaxis protein CheA: MTPELQRALTTFVSESTELINDVEQLLLAYEGASSIKVESVDVLFRCIHTIKGSAGLFGLDELVRFAHQFECLLDLLRREDISFSSELMALMLRSNDALRQMVEEVESYGRCSVPVGAEQMFQDFEHVLPSIESPLSSIVEPNAVHDGDWHISFRPNADVFQQGLDPISFIHYLSTLAELKQIDVSEQKLIDVGENFDPELCYIGFEIQCSGELSDQIILDAFEFIAPESTLLIIPPESSKKQQQTAEKTPSPFSHDGEVKSHNPALKKMKTLRVEADKLDQLIDLVGEMVITGARTNLLAHQTGNEPLIEAMAQLERLVESIRDSSLQLRMVQIGDTFNRFKRIVRDTANELGKDVDLLVSGAETELDKTFIEKLNDPLTHLVRNAIDHGIESREERIDCGKSAAGSLRLNAYHDSGSIVIEVSDDGRGIDEERIYGLAKERGLIEPNKQLSGSDIRQLLFKPGFSTRGEVTDLSGRGVGMDVVKRNIELLNGSVELDSEYGKGSKFSIRLPMTLSIIDGFMFKVAGSDYVIPLDNVVECLEFNEVADANGDKRFVTLRQDALPYLRLAEWFGVKSHSTVEQEAFIVVQFGSLKAGLVVDRLSGEYQTVVKPLGSLFDGLKGVSGATILGSGEVAIILDVFSLIQTALNHADTQALERFGQQEAGKGE, from the coding sequence ATGACCCCTGAGCTGCAAAGAGCCTTAACGACGTTTGTTTCAGAATCAACAGAGTTGATTAACGATGTTGAGCAACTCTTGTTGGCTTATGAAGGCGCAAGCAGCATTAAAGTCGAGTCCGTTGATGTGTTATTTCGTTGTATACATACCATCAAAGGCAGTGCTGGGCTTTTTGGATTGGATGAATTGGTTCGTTTTGCACACCAGTTTGAATGCTTACTTGATTTATTGCGTCGTGAAGACATTTCGTTTTCATCTGAGTTGATGGCTTTGATGTTGCGCAGTAATGATGCCTTGAGACAAATGGTCGAAGAGGTTGAGTCCTATGGGCGTTGCTCTGTACCTGTTGGCGCAGAACAGATGTTTCAAGATTTTGAGCACGTTCTTCCGAGTATTGAATCGCCATTAAGCAGTATTGTTGAACCAAACGCGGTGCATGACGGCGATTGGCATATTTCATTTCGCCCAAATGCGGATGTTTTTCAGCAAGGCTTAGACCCTATCTCTTTTATCCATTATCTATCGACATTAGCAGAGCTCAAGCAAATTGATGTTTCTGAACAGAAGCTGATCGATGTCGGGGAAAATTTTGATCCTGAATTATGTTACATCGGGTTTGAAATTCAATGCTCAGGAGAGCTGTCTGACCAAATTATCTTAGATGCCTTTGAGTTTATCGCCCCCGAATCCACGTTACTTATTATTCCTCCCGAAAGCAGTAAAAAGCAGCAGCAAACAGCTGAAAAAACACCATCACCTTTTTCTCATGATGGCGAAGTGAAAAGTCACAATCCTGCACTGAAGAAAATGAAAACACTTCGAGTCGAAGCTGACAAATTAGACCAATTGATCGACTTAGTGGGTGAAATGGTGATCACTGGCGCGCGAACCAACCTCCTTGCTCATCAAACCGGGAATGAACCTTTGATTGAAGCAATGGCACAGCTTGAACGCTTGGTCGAAAGCATTCGCGACAGTTCACTGCAACTGAGAATGGTGCAAATTGGCGATACGTTTAATCGTTTCAAACGAATTGTGCGAGATACAGCCAATGAACTGGGTAAAGATGTGGATTTGCTGGTGAGTGGCGCGGAAACGGAACTAGATAAAACGTTTATTGAGAAGCTCAATGATCCACTAACACATTTGGTCCGCAACGCAATCGATCATGGTATCGAATCACGAGAAGAGCGCATCGATTGTGGTAAGTCAGCCGCCGGATCATTACGCCTTAATGCGTATCATGATTCAGGTTCGATTGTCATCGAAGTTTCTGATGATGGACGGGGGATTGATGAAGAGCGGATATACGGCCTTGCGAAGGAACGTGGGTTGATTGAGCCGAATAAACAGCTAAGTGGTTCTGACATACGTCAGCTGCTTTTTAAGCCCGGCTTTTCTACTCGGGGAGAAGTAACCGATTTATCAGGTCGTGGTGTTGGGATGGATGTCGTAAAGCGCAACATCGAACTGCTGAATGGCAGTGTAGAGCTGGACAGTGAATACGGCAAAGGGAGCAAATTTTCGATTCGACTCCCGATGACATTATCGATCATTGATGGGTTCATGTTTAAGGTGGCTGGCAGCGATTACGTGATCCCTTTGGATAACGTGGTTGAGTGTCTGGAATTTAATGAGGTTGCAGATGCAAATGGAGATAAGCGCTTTGTAACTTTACGACAAGATGCTTTGCCGTATTTGCGTCTTGCCGAATGGTTTGGTGTGAAGTCACACAGCACGGTTGAACAGGAAGCGTTCATTGTCGTGCAGTTTGGTTCATTAAAAGCAGGTTTAGTGGTGGATAGGTTGAGTGGTGAATACCAAACGGTAGTTAAGCCATTGGGCTCTCTATTTGATGGGTTAAAAGGCGTGAGTGGGGCCACCATACTGGGAAGTGGTGAGGTTGCGATCATTCTGGATGTTTTTTCCCTTATCCAGACCGCACTCAACCATGCTGATACTCAAGCATTAGAACGCTTTGGCCAGCAAGAGGCGGGCAAAGGAGAATAG
- a CDS encoding lipid asymmetry maintenance protein MlaB, whose protein sequence is MQQIYQLPEELTIYEVGDVHQQIKGILSEGDALVLDGALVEVLDSAGYQLLIWFIRYAERQGMATPIIKPSEQIIKYGELLQCPAILECKPQ, encoded by the coding sequence ATGCAGCAAATATATCAACTGCCAGAAGAACTCACGATTTATGAGGTGGGTGATGTTCATCAGCAAATTAAAGGAATACTCAGCGAAGGCGATGCGTTGGTATTGGATGGCGCGCTTGTCGAAGTATTAGATAGTGCTGGCTATCAATTGCTTATTTGGTTCATTCGATATGCGGAACGTCAAGGTATGGCAACGCCCATTATTAAACCTAGCGAACAGATCATAAAGTATGGCGAGTTACTTCAGTGTCCCGCGATTTTGGAGTGTAAACCTCAATGA
- a CDS encoding response regulator, with the protein MRKSILIVDDSESLRQVVNIALTGAGYQIIEAKDGVEGIEKLDGRKIHLIISDVNMPNMNGIEFVKHVKNMERYKFTPIIMLTTETQEYLMEESRKAGAKAWMVKPFKPDKMLEAVSKILSI; encoded by the coding sequence ATGAGAAAAAGCATTTTGATTGTCGATGATTCGGAATCCCTCAGACAGGTCGTGAATATTGCATTAACAGGCGCCGGATATCAGATCATTGAAGCGAAAGATGGTGTAGAGGGAATAGAAAAGCTAGACGGTAGAAAAATCCATCTGATCATCAGTGATGTGAACATGCCGAACATGAACGGTATTGAGTTCGTCAAACATGTTAAGAACATGGAACGTTATAAATTTACTCCCATCATTATGCTCACGACAGAAACGCAGGAATATTTAATGGAAGAAAGCCGAAAGGCAGGGGCGAAGGCGTGGATGGTGAAGCCGTTTAAGCCCGATAAAATGTTAGAGGCGGTATCGAAGATCCTCTCAATCTAA
- the htpX gene encoding protease HtpX, translating into MKRVMLFIATNLAVMLVLSVVLNIVYAVTGMQPGSLSGLLVFAAVFGFGGAIISLMMSKSMALRSVGGMVIESPRNETEHWLLETVREQSQKAGIGMPTVAIYDSADINAFATGAKRDDSLVAVSTGLLHNMTRDEAEAVLAHEVSHISNGDMVTMTLMQGVVNTFVIFLSRFIANIVASRDSDDGEGGSNMLVYFGVSMVLELVFGILASFITKWYSRHREFHADAGAAQLVGKHKMIAALERLKMSHESQLEGSMMAFGINGKASLSELMMTHPPLDKRIEALRNS; encoded by the coding sequence ATGAAGCGAGTAATGTTATTTATCGCAACGAACCTTGCGGTTATGTTGGTTCTGAGCGTTGTTTTAAATATCGTTTATGCCGTAACGGGTATGCAGCCGGGTAGTTTGTCTGGCTTGTTAGTGTTTGCTGCAGTGTTTGGTTTTGGTGGAGCAATTATTTCGTTGATGATGTCGAAGAGCATGGCGCTTCGCTCCGTTGGCGGTATGGTGATTGAAAGCCCACGCAATGAGACAGAGCACTGGTTATTGGAAACGGTGCGTGAGCAATCACAAAAAGCGGGCATTGGTATGCCGACGGTTGCAATCTATGATTCCGCGGATATAAATGCATTTGCAACTGGCGCAAAGCGTGATGACTCACTCGTCGCGGTGTCGACGGGCCTTTTACATAATATGACTCGAGATGAGGCTGAAGCCGTATTAGCGCATGAAGTTAGCCATATCTCTAATGGTGATATGGTAACGATGACCCTGATGCAAGGCGTTGTGAATACCTTTGTGATCTTCCTATCTCGCTTTATTGCTAATATTGTGGCTTCGCGAGATTCTGACGACGGCGAAGGTGGCAGCAATATGCTGGTTTACTTTGGTGTATCAATGGTTCTGGAACTTGTTTTCGGCATTTTGGCAAGCTTTATTACCAAATGGTACAGTCGCCATCGTGAGTTTCATGCGGATGCAGGCGCGGCGCAACTTGTTGGTAAACATAAGATGATCGCGGCGCTAGAGCGATTGAAGATGAGTCATGAATCTCAACTTGAAGGTTCGATGATGGCGTTTGGTATTAACGGTAAAGCTTCACTGTCTGAGTTAATGATGACTCACCCACCACTTGATAAGCGAATCGAAGCATTACGTAATTCGTAA
- the bioD gene encoding dethiobiotin synthase, with amino-acid sequence MIDAFFIAGTDTDVGKTVASKAILHAMAAKGLKTIGYKPVAAGSEKTESGFRNSDALHLQKAATIECDYDDINPYALELPASPHIAAKHENTEICYDVLSRKLQQHKENAQVVLVEGAGGWRVPVSDQDCLSTWVKQEQLPVVLVVGIKLGCLSHAMLTVDAIKADGLNLVGWVANRVNPGTEHYADIIEMLEQKIDAPKIGEIPYVPSVKRKELSKYIDLEPLAL; translated from the coding sequence ATGATTGATGCATTTTTCATTGCAGGTACGGATACCGATGTTGGAAAAACGGTCGCTTCAAAAGCGATCCTTCACGCGATGGCAGCAAAAGGGCTGAAAACAATTGGCTATAAGCCAGTGGCTGCTGGAAGTGAAAAAACTGAATCTGGCTTTCGAAATTCCGATGCCCTTCATTTACAAAAAGCGGCAACGATCGAATGTGATTACGATGACATCAATCCATATGCTTTGGAGCTCCCTGCCTCTCCCCATATTGCCGCAAAGCATGAAAACACCGAAATTTGTTACGATGTCTTAAGCCGCAAATTGCAGCAACATAAAGAAAATGCTCAAGTTGTACTTGTAGAAGGTGCTGGTGGGTGGCGTGTTCCAGTCTCTGATCAAGATTGCTTGTCTACTTGGGTTAAACAAGAACAGTTGCCGGTTGTTTTAGTGGTTGGTATCAAATTAGGTTGTTTGAGCCACGCAATGTTAACGGTTGATGCGATCAAAGCGGATGGTTTGAATCTGGTAGGATGGGTGGCGAATCGTGTTAACCCAGGAACAGAGCATTACGCTGACATTATTGAGATGTTAGAACAAAAGATTGATGCACCTAAAATTGGTGAAATCCCATATGTGCCGAGCGTAAAGCGGAAAGAACTTTCTAAGTATATCGACCTAGAGCCACTTGCTCTGTAA
- the bioC gene encoding malonyl-ACP O-methyltransferase BioC: MTEFACFDLTNAGDQKRAIAEAFGKASITYDQHAAFQREVGHKLLDKMPKDLLGKRVLDLGCGTGYFSQQLKLRGAEVICMDLSQEMLQQSRQRCGDHGIHYHVGDAESIPLPSNSVDYVFSSLALQWCEDLSVPLKEMKRILRSGGEAFFTTLLDGSLHELKKAWGKIDSYQHVNDFISINQVKIALAQADCHNHHLDLPEITVWYESSFSLMRDLKGIGANHVSGRSHGLTSRRALIQVEEEYQVFKNHQGLLPATYQVCLGVIHL; the protein is encoded by the coding sequence ATGACAGAATTTGCATGTTTTGATTTAACTAATGCAGGCGATCAAAAGCGCGCGATTGCAGAGGCGTTTGGTAAGGCTTCGATAACCTATGATCAGCACGCGGCTTTTCAGAGAGAGGTAGGGCATAAGTTACTCGATAAAATGCCAAAGGATCTATTGGGTAAACGAGTTCTCGATTTAGGTTGCGGTACAGGTTACTTTTCACAGCAACTTAAGTTGCGTGGGGCTGAAGTGATTTGTATGGATTTGTCTCAAGAAATGTTGCAGCAGAGCCGGCAACGTTGTGGCGATCATGGCATCCACTATCACGTTGGCGATGCAGAATCTATCCCGTTGCCAAGCAACAGCGTAGATTATGTCTTCTCAAGCCTTGCATTACAGTGGTGTGAGGACCTATCGGTACCATTAAAGGAAATGAAGCGTATTCTACGTTCTGGAGGTGAGGCTTTCTTCACCACCTTACTAGATGGCTCGCTGCATGAGCTAAAAAAGGCGTGGGGTAAAATTGACTCATATCAACACGTGAATGATTTTATCTCGATCAATCAGGTAAAAATTGCGTTAGCGCAAGCTGATTGCCATAACCATCATCTAGACTTGCCGGAAATCACCGTTTGGTATGAGTCTTCATTTTCTCTTATGCGTGATCTCAAAGGCATTGGTGCGAATCACGTAAGTGGACGCTCTCATGGTTTAACAAGCCGACGAGCACTCATTCAAGTTGAAGAAGAATATCAGGTGTTTAAAAACCATCAGGGTCTTCTACCCGCAACTTATCAGGTTTGTTTAGGGGTTATACATCTATGA
- the bioF gene encoding 8-amino-7-oxononanoate synthase, whose amino-acid sequence MPAFEHRIAQALTKRRDEGLTRKEWLLEEGNGVALTLSGQRYTNFSSNDYLGLATDSELAKAWQEGISKYGCGSAASPMVTGYSRAHANLNAALCDWLGFEHSTLFSSGFSANQALLFSLLEKEDVLIQDKLNHASLMEAGLLSPAKMKRFRHNDGEHLSQLLTPEINQLVVTEGVFSMDGDLSPLQEIQRITQNNNAWLVVDDAHGIGVLGEEGRGTSSHCNIKPDILVVTFGKAFGLSGAAILTSKPVGEYISQFARHYVYSTAMPPSQAYALTHAIGMIRQQEWRREKLAELKDVYRASASSLDGFVDTITPINPFLIGQSEKTLNIAENMKKAGHWLTAIRPPTVATGSARLRITLTANHSNEQVASLVQALTEVFEVSG is encoded by the coding sequence ATGCCAGCGTTTGAACATCGAATAGCGCAAGCGTTAACTAAGCGACGTGACGAAGGGTTAACTAGGAAAGAGTGGTTACTTGAAGAGGGAAATGGTGTTGCTCTGACTTTATCAGGGCAGCGTTACACTAATTTCTCTAGTAACGATTATTTGGGGTTAGCAACTGACAGTGAATTGGCGAAGGCTTGGCAAGAAGGCATTTCCAAATATGGCTGTGGTAGTGCAGCTTCCCCTATGGTTACTGGGTACTCACGTGCTCACGCTAATCTGAATGCAGCACTGTGTGACTGGCTTGGCTTTGAACATAGTACGCTTTTTAGTTCGGGGTTTTCAGCCAATCAAGCACTGCTTTTTTCCCTGCTAGAGAAAGAGGATGTGCTGATACAGGACAAGCTTAACCATGCCTCTTTGATGGAAGCGGGCCTGTTGTCTCCTGCCAAAATGAAGCGTTTTCGCCATAATGATGGTGAGCATCTATCTCAGCTTCTTACACCTGAAATCAATCAGTTAGTTGTCACCGAAGGTGTGTTTAGCATGGATGGCGATCTCTCTCCCTTACAAGAGATCCAAAGGATCACCCAAAACAACAATGCGTGGTTGGTTGTCGATGATGCGCATGGCATTGGAGTGCTTGGAGAAGAAGGGCGTGGCACTTCGAGCCACTGCAATATCAAACCAGATATTTTGGTGGTGACTTTTGGCAAAGCGTTTGGATTATCGGGAGCTGCAATATTGACGAGTAAACCCGTAGGGGAATACATCTCTCAATTTGCTCGTCACTATGTTTATTCTACCGCGATGCCTCCGTCACAAGCTTATGCGCTAACCCATGCTATCGGTATGATCAGGCAGCAAGAATGGCGACGAGAAAAACTTGCTGAGTTGAAAGACGTATACAGAGCTTCAGCTTCTAGTCTGGACGGCTTTGTCGACACAATCACACCAATCAATCCTTTTTTGATTGGCCAGTCAGAGAAGACATTAAATATCGCTGAAAATATGAAAAAAGCGGGTCACTGGTTAACCGCCATTCGGCCTCCTACCGTTGCTACAGGCTCTGCACGGTTGCGCATTACATTAACGGCTAATCACAGTAACGAACAAGTTGCTTCTCTTGTTCAGGCTCTCACAGAGGTATTTGAGGTGTCCGGATGA
- the bioB gene encoding biotin synthase BioB gives MKVRHNWTLEEVRSLMEKPFMDLLFEAQTIHRQYQQTNHVQVSTLLSIKTGACPEDCKYCPQSARYTTDIEKERLMEVERVLDAAQKAKNAGSTRFCMGAAWKNPKERDMPHLTEMIKGVKGMGLETCMTLGMLTPDQATKLADAGLDYYNHNLDTSPEFYGNIITTRTYQDRLDTLSHVRDAGMKICSGGIIGMGESANDRAGLLMELANLPTHPESVPINMLVKVKGTPLEEVDDVEPFDFIRLIAIARIMMPQSAVRLSAGRENMNEQMQALCFMAGANSVFYGCKLLTTPNPSEDKDMLLFAKLGINSQEISQKPDEVEENELLDRVVERVAARPSKGDLFYDASV, from the coding sequence GTGAAAGTACGTCATAACTGGACACTAGAGGAAGTCCGCTCTTTGATGGAAAAGCCTTTTATGGATTTACTTTTTGAGGCTCAAACCATCCATCGTCAATATCAGCAAACTAACCATGTTCAAGTCAGCACGCTGTTATCTATTAAGACTGGTGCGTGTCCAGAAGATTGTAAGTACTGTCCACAAAGTGCTCGTTATACTACCGATATAGAAAAAGAACGTTTGATGGAAGTCGAGCGTGTTCTTGATGCTGCGCAAAAAGCTAAAAATGCAGGTTCAACGCGTTTTTGTATGGGGGCTGCATGGAAGAATCCAAAAGAGCGCGATATGCCTCATTTAACGGAAATGATCAAAGGGGTGAAGGGCATGGGTTTAGAAACGTGCATGACCCTTGGTATGTTAACACCCGATCAAGCAACAAAGCTCGCTGACGCCGGTCTAGATTATTACAACCATAACCTTGATACCTCACCAGAGTTTTACGGAAATATTATCACCACCAGAACTTATCAGGATCGTTTAGATACCTTATCGCACGTTCGCGATGCGGGGATGAAAATCTGTTCTGGTGGCATCATTGGTATGGGTGAGAGTGCAAATGATCGAGCAGGTCTGCTGATGGAGCTTGCCAATTTACCAACTCACCCTGAAAGTGTACCGATTAATATGTTGGTGAAAGTGAAAGGGACACCATTAGAAGAAGTTGATGACGTAGAGCCTTTTGATTTTATCCGTTTAATTGCCATTGCTCGTATTATGATGCCTCAATCAGCCGTTCGTTTATCGGCTGGCCGTGAAAATATGAATGAGCAGATGCAAGCACTGTGCTTCATGGCTGGCGCAAACTCTGTTTTCTATGGATGTAAATTGTTAACGACACCGAATCCATCTGAAGATAAAGATATGCTGCTTTTTGCCAAGCTTGGTATAAATAGTCAGGAAATCTCTCAAAAACCTGATGAAGTTGAAGAAAATGAATTGCTGGATCGTGTTGTAGAGCGTGTTGCGGCTAGACCAAGTAAAGGCGATTTGTTTTACGATGCCAGCGTTTGA